In the genome of Dasypus novemcinctus isolate mDasNov1 chromosome 30, mDasNov1.1.hap2, whole genome shotgun sequence, one region contains:
- the LOC131276757 gene encoding vomeronasal type-2 receptor 116-like, whose protein sequence is MYPLIFIFLLLQLPLSAWRLTDPTCFHRMKPSVFKDGDLIIGGFFPLYTFLTNDGITQPKKEVYLQQFQTKNYQYVLALVFSIEEINRNPHLLPNITLGFDLYNSLHSEQRTLENPIIWQSGLGKDIPNYTCRKESKSVAALTGTTWAVSAQIATLLELYKIPQLAFGLYDPQLSDDGKRSSLYQMAPKDTTLALAMVSVMLHFSWNWVGLVISEDKRGVKFLWDLRAEMDKNGVCAAFFEMIPVTERAYSSKDWQYHFQIRKSSVNVTVIYGDSDSLMGLSFWRWRLLVLGKVWVTTSQWDFTTSERNFLLDSLHGALIFSHHTADMLGFKTFIQTVKPSKYPEDFYLTKLWYISFNCLVSESDCNTLENCPPNASLELLPWWQFDKDMNEGSYNVYNAVYAVAQSLHEILLQRVEIQSVENGFGLVVYPWQLHPFLKNIQLHNPAGDPVYFDDERKLEASYDILNFWNFPEGFGLKVKVGQFDSAVPRDQQLSISEEVIEWAIGFSETPKSVCSEKCSPGFRKTFQEGKAACCFLCTPCPENEISNETDMDECVKCADHEHANSERNHCLQKAVTFLAYGDPLGMALVCTALCFSFLTAVILGVFVKYRETPIVKANNRILSYILLISLKLCFLCSLLFIGCPNTAICILQQITFGIVFTVAVSTVLAKTITVVLAFKVTAPGRRMRQWLVSGAPNVVIPICSLIQMTLCGIWLGNSPPFVDKDAHSEPGYIIIECNKGSAIAFYCVLGYLGCLAFVSFIVAFLARNLPDTFNEAKFLTFSMLVFCSVWVTFLPVYHSTKGKVMAAVEIFSILASSAGLLGCIFAPKCYIIFLRPDRNTHHGLWNKTHSGGNKLGCPRLPRPINIGLSRAHGDLGLPVFLAYVSTTPDAAATTAASTLTRLVLTTMILQTITQSASAALHRQEEINYL, encoded by the exons ATGTAcccactgatttttattttcctgctccTTCAGCTTCCCCTCTCTGCATGGCGATTAACTGATCCTACCTGCTTCCACAGAATGAAACCCAGTGTATTTAAGGATGGCGATCTGATTATAGGTggctttttccccctttatacatTTCTAACAAATGATGGGATCACCCAGCCTAAAAAGGAAGTCTATTTACAGCA GTTTCAGACCAAGAACTACCAGTATGTTCTGGCCTTGGTTTTTTCTATTGAAGAGATCAACAGGAACCCCCATCTTTTACCCAACATTACTTTGGGATTTGATCTGTACAATTCACTACACAGTGAACAGAGGACATTGGAGAATCCCATCATATGGCAATCAGGGCTGGGCAAGGACATTCCTAATTACACCTGTAGGAAAGAGAGCAAGTCTGTAGCAGCCCTTACAGGAACAACATGGGCAGTTTCTGCCCAGATTGCGACACTGCTGGAACTCTACAAAATTCCACAG CTTGCTTTTGGCCTCTATGACCCACAACTGAGTGATGATGGCAAGCGGTCATCTCTTTATCAGATGGCCCCCAAGGACACAACTCTGGCCCTTGCAATGGTCTCAGTGATGCTCCATTTCAGCTGGAACTGGGTGGGACTAGTCATCtcagaagacaagagaggtgtgAAGTTTCTATGGGACTTGAGAGCAGAGATGGACAAAAATGGAGTCTGTGCAGCCTTCTTCGAAATGATCCCTGTCACTGAGAGGGCATATTCTTCAAAAGACTGGCAATATCATTTCCAGATCAGAAAATCATCAGTGAATGTGACTGTCATTTACGGTGACTCCGACTCCCTAATGGGATTGAGCTTTTGGAGATGGAGACTCTTAGTTTTAGGGAAAGTTTGGGTTACAACCTCACAGTGGGATTTTACCACCAGTGAGAGAAACTTTTTACTTGACTCACTCCATGGGGCCCTCATTTTTTCACACCACACTGCTGATATGCTTGGTTTCAAAACTTTCATCCAGACAGTTAAACCTTCAAAATACCCGGAAGACTTTTACCTCACTAAATTGTGGTACATCTCTTTTAATTGCTTGGTTTCTGAATCTGACTGTAACACTCTGGAGAATTGTCCTCCCAATGCCTCCTTGGAGTTGCTGCCTTGGTGGCAGTTTGACAAGGACATGAATGAAGGAAGTTATAATGTTTATAATGCAGTGTATGCTGTGGCTCAGAGCCTTCATGAAATTCTTCTTCAACGAGTAGAAATACAGTCAGTGGAAAATGGATTCGGACTGGTGGTTTACCCTTGGCAG CTTCACCCATTTCTAAAGAACATCCAACTTCACAATCCTGCTGGTGACCCAGTGTATTTTGATGATGAAAGGAAATTGGAAGCCAGTTATGACATTCTCaacttttggaattttccagaaggttttggaCTTAAAGTTAAAGTAGGACAATTTGACTCAGCTGTGCCACGAGATCAACAATTGTCTATATCTGAGGAGGTGATAGAATGGGCCATAGGATTTTCAGAG ACTCCCAAATCTGTATGCAGTGAGAAGTGTTCTCCTGGATTCAGGAAAACCTTTCAGGAGGGAAAGGCTGCCTGTTGTTTTCTTTGCACCCCCtgcccagagaatgagatttccaatgaGACAG ATATGGATGAGTGTGTGAAGTGTGCAGATCATGAGCATGCAAACAGTGAGAGAAATCACTGCCTCCAAAAAGCTGTGACCTTCCTGGCTTATGGAGACCCTTTGGGGATggctctggtctgcacagctctttgcttctcttttctcactgctgttattcttggggtctttgtgaaatACCGAGAAACTCCCATAGTCAAGGCCAATAAcaggatcctcagctacatcctgctcatctccctcaagctctgcttcctctgctcctTACTCTTCATTGGTTGCCcaaacacagccatctgcatcctccaacaaatcacatttggaattgtgtttactgtggctgtgtccactgttttggccaaaacaatcactgtggttctggcaTTCAAAGTCACTGCTCCAGGGAGAAGAATGAGGCAGTGGCTGGTTTCAGGGGCACCAAACGTTGTTATTCCCATTTGCTCCCTGATCCAGATGACACTCTGTGGCATCTGGCTGGGAAACTCTCCCCCATTtgttgataaagatgcacactctGAGCCTGGTTATATCATCATCGAGTGCAATAAGGGCTCAGCCattgccttctactgtgtcctgggatacctgggctgccTGGCTTTTGTGAGCTTCATTGTAGCTTTCCtggccaggaacctgcctgacacctttaatgaagccaagttcttgaccttcagcatgttggtgttctgcagtgtttgggtcactttcctccctgtctaccacagcaccaaggggaaggtcatggcagctgtggagatcttctccatcttggcctccagtgctggattactaggctgcatctttgccccaaagtgctatattattttcttaaggccagataggaacactcaccatgggTTATGGAATAAAACACATTCTGGGGGAAATAA